The following are encoded together in the Acidimicrobiales bacterium genome:
- the yajC gene encoding preprotein translocase subunit YajC → MDLLIFLAVMVLFVWGFMILPQQRRAKRHNELVASIQPGDELLTTAGIYGTVTDVFDDDIFLEVSPGVEIRIASAAVASKIDFEDDAGDDRADDDRADDDSAADDTSEGDDAVEDR, encoded by the coding sequence GTGGACCTGCTCATCTTTCTCGCTGTCATGGTGCTGTTCGTCTGGGGGTTCATGATCCTGCCCCAGCAGCGCCGCGCGAAGCGCCACAACGAGCTGGTCGCCTCGATCCAGCCCGGTGACGAGTTGCTGACCACGGCGGGGATCTACGGCACCGTCACCGACGTCTTCGACGACGACATCTTCCTCGAGGTCTCGCCCGGCGTCGAGATCCGCATCGCCAGCGCGGCGGTGGCCTCCAAGATCGACTTCGAGGACGACGCCGGCGACGACCGCGCCGACGACGACCGCGCCGACGACGACAGCGCCGCCGACGACACCAGCGAAGGCGATGACGCCGTCGAGGACCGCTGA
- the queA gene encoding tRNA preQ1(34) S-adenosylmethionine ribosyltransferase-isomerase QueA, with protein sequence MDLADFDYDLPDERIAQHPIEPRDAAKLLVDHGPGHRPEDRQVCDLAELLGPGDVVVVNHTRVLPARLHLVKPTGGAVEVLLLEPDPTHSQVWEALVRPSRKVAPGTLLTPAGDDAGLGVEVGDDLGEGRRLVQVRTTGMDLLDALDRYGEVPLPPYITETLDDPERYQTVFADRPGSVASPTAGLHLTTELLARIEANGVPVHPVELVVGLGTFRPITADRVEDHRMHAERYQVPAETMAACRDADRVVAIGTTVTRALESAATSGERCGRTDLFIHGDHDWKVVDALLTNFHIPRSSLLVMVDAFVGPRWRDLYRHALDHGYRFLSFGDAMFLQRGGR encoded by the coding sequence ATGGATCTCGCCGACTTCGACTACGACCTCCCCGACGAGCGCATCGCCCAGCATCCGATCGAGCCCCGTGATGCGGCGAAGCTGCTGGTCGACCACGGCCCCGGCCACCGCCCCGAGGACCGCCAGGTGTGCGACCTGGCCGAGCTGCTGGGGCCCGGCGATGTCGTGGTCGTCAACCACACCCGGGTGCTGCCCGCCCGACTCCACCTGGTCAAGCCCACCGGCGGAGCGGTCGAGGTGCTGCTGCTCGAGCCTGATCCGACCCACAGCCAGGTGTGGGAGGCGCTCGTCAGGCCAAGCCGAAAGGTGGCCCCCGGCACCCTCCTGACACCGGCCGGCGACGACGCCGGGCTCGGTGTCGAGGTAGGCGACGACCTGGGCGAGGGTCGCCGACTGGTGCAGGTGCGGACCACGGGGATGGATCTGCTCGACGCGCTCGACCGCTACGGCGAGGTGCCGCTCCCGCCCTACATCACCGAGACCCTCGACGACCCCGAGCGGTATCAGACGGTGTTCGCCGACCGCCCCGGATCGGTTGCGTCCCCCACCGCCGGGCTGCATCTCACCACCGAACTGCTGGCGCGGATCGAGGCGAACGGGGTGCCGGTGCATCCGGTCGAGCTGGTGGTGGGACTCGGCACCTTCCGTCCGATCACCGCCGATCGGGTGGAGGACCACCGGATGCACGCCGAGCGCTACCAGGTCCCCGCCGAGACCATGGCCGCCTGCCGCGATGCCGACCGGGTGGTCGCCATCGGCACGACGGTCACCCGTGCCCTCGAGTCGGCGGCGACCAGCGGCGAGCGGTGTGGTCGGACCGACCTGTTCATCCACGGCGACCACGACTGGAAGGTCGTCGACGCGCTGCTCACCAACTTCCACATCCCCCGCTCGTCGCTGCTGGTGATGGTCGACGCCTTCGTCGGTCCCCGCTGGCGCGATCTGTACCGGCACGCCCTCGACCACGGCTACCGGTTCCTGTCCTTCGGCGATGCCATGTTCCTCCAGCGGGGTGGCCGATGA
- the tgt gene encoding tRNA guanosine(34) transglycosylase Tgt: MRLDIDLVASDGAARTGWVTTPRGRFATPQFMPVGTKAAVRALDTVDLEALGAEIVLGNTYHLMLRPGADLIDGQGGLHRFMDWGGHLLTDSGGYQVFSLEPRVTDEGATFVSTYDGSTHHLSPEEAARIQAGLGADIQMVLDVCPPLPSAPEVITDAVDRTTLWAERGRAAFLAEREHRLAQGRDQAQFAIVQGGLDVQLRVTSAKALVGIGFDGYAIGGLSVGESRAEMVEALAATIDQLPADQPRYLMGVGDPAGLVEAVTLGIDMFDCVLPTRLGRHGMILTSEGRINLRNRRFATDDDPLDPGFVASPAHRYSRAYLRHLLMINEPTAHRVLTLHNLAWTFDLVHRMRTAIEAGTFESLRREVLAVWG; this comes from the coding sequence ATGAGGCTCGACATCGATCTGGTCGCCTCCGACGGTGCCGCCCGCACCGGGTGGGTCACCACCCCGCGAGGCCGGTTCGCCACCCCGCAGTTCATGCCGGTGGGTACCAAGGCCGCGGTGCGGGCCCTCGACACCGTCGACCTCGAGGCGCTGGGCGCCGAGATCGTGCTCGGGAACACCTACCACCTCATGCTTCGGCCAGGTGCAGACCTGATCGACGGGCAGGGTGGTCTGCACCGCTTCATGGACTGGGGCGGTCACCTGCTCACCGATTCGGGTGGCTACCAGGTGTTCTCCCTCGAACCCAGGGTCACCGATGAAGGGGCGACCTTCGTCTCCACCTACGACGGCAGCACCCATCACCTCAGCCCCGAGGAGGCGGCCCGGATCCAGGCTGGCCTCGGCGCCGACATCCAGATGGTGCTCGACGTCTGCCCCCCGTTGCCGTCGGCACCCGAGGTCATCACCGACGCGGTCGACCGCACCACGCTGTGGGCCGAACGGGGCCGGGCCGCCTTCCTCGCCGAGCGGGAGCACCGTCTGGCCCAAGGTCGCGACCAGGCCCAGTTCGCCATCGTGCAGGGCGGACTCGACGTCCAGCTGAGGGTCACCAGCGCCAAGGCCCTGGTCGGCATCGGCTTCGACGGCTACGCCATCGGAGGCCTGTCGGTGGGCGAGAGCCGGGCCGAGATGGTCGAGGCGCTGGCCGCCACCATCGATCAGCTCCCCGCCGATCAGCCCCGCTACCTGATGGGCGTCGGCGACCCTGCCGGGCTGGTCGAAGCGGTCACGCTCGGAATCGACATGTTCGACTGCGTGCTCCCCACCCGCCTGGGTCGCCACGGCATGATCCTCACCAGCGAGGGTCGGATCAACCTCCGCAACCGGCGGTTCGCCACCGACGACGATCCGCTCGACCCGGGGTTCGTGGCCAGCCCGGCTCACCGCTACTCCCGGGCCTACCTGCGGCACCTGCTCATGATCAACGAGCCCACCGCCCACCGGGTGCTGACCCTGCACAACCTCGCCTGGACCTTCGACCTGGTGCACCGCATGCGCACCGCGATCGAGGCGGGCACGTTCGAGTCCCTGCGCCGCGAGGTGCTGGCGGTGTGGGGTTGA